One stretch of Candidatus Bathyarchaeia archaeon DNA includes these proteins:
- a CDS encoding ORC1-type DNA replication protein, which yields MKFGHSVFKDEAKLDINYIPRRLPHREKEQRLLTEFFSFLLRIPDKMAQRVIVTGEIGTGKTALCQRFGSDLIVEAHKRSVNLHYVHVNCRENRGKLLLILQHVMKILKPTFPQRGYGAEELLRALLQHLDEENAYVILALDEFDSLIEAEGSDAVYNLTRMQEMRQNKPQRISLVCIMRDLEATRRLDDSAKSTLQRNIIRLERYGKVELEDILGERVSLAFEPYAVPEDVVSLVADLAQDESGNARFGIELLGRAGTYANAEDLEVVTPECVRRAFSNIIPTLQKSELDSLGLHEQLFLLGAAEVFLESAEAYATLTEIEKAYAVACEEYGQTPVSHTQVWNYMKRLSVLGILKSEVSTERGRTSRVSLPSVSAEELAKSLRLILERGAR from the coding sequence GTGAAGTTTGGTCACAGCGTGTTCAAAGACGAGGCAAAACTGGACATAAACTACATTCCCCGCCGCCTGCCTCACAGAGAAAAAGAACAACGCTTACTCACGGAGTTTTTCAGTTTTCTGCTACGCATACCTGACAAAATGGCGCAGCGCGTCATCGTAACTGGCGAAATCGGCACCGGAAAAACCGCGTTATGCCAACGTTTCGGCTCCGACCTGATTGTGGAAGCGCATAAACGCAGCGTAAACCTCCATTATGTACATGTTAACTGCCGTGAGAACCGAGGCAAACTGCTGCTTATACTGCAGCATGTCATGAAAATCTTAAAGCCAACGTTTCCGCAGCGAGGCTACGGCGCCGAGGAGCTTTTACGGGCGCTGCTGCAACATCTGGACGAAGAAAACGCCTATGTGATTTTGGCTTTAGACGAGTTTGACAGCCTCATTGAAGCCGAGGGTTCGGATGCGGTTTATAATTTGACGCGGATGCAGGAGATGCGACAAAACAAACCCCAACGCATTTCATTGGTCTGCATCATGCGTGACTTGGAAGCCACCCGCAGGCTGGACGACAGCGCCAAAAGCACCCTGCAACGAAACATAATTCGTCTGGAACGTTACGGGAAAGTCGAGCTTGAAGACATCTTGGGTGAACGTGTGTCGCTGGCGTTTGAACCTTACGCTGTGCCTGAGGATGTGGTTTCGTTGGTGGCGGACCTTGCGCAAGATGAAAGCGGAAACGCACGTTTTGGCATCGAGTTGCTTGGACGCGCGGGAACCTACGCCAACGCCGAAGACTTAGAGGTCGTGACCCCTGAATGCGTCCGCAGAGCCTTCTCCAACATAATTCCCACCCTGCAGAAAAGCGAGTTAGACAGCTTAGGGCTGCATGAGCAGCTTTTCCTGTTGGGCGCCGCGGAGGTTTTTTTGGAAAGCGCCGAAGCCTACGCAACCCTAACTGAGATTGAAAAAGCCTACGCGGTAGCCTGCGAAGAATACGGGCAAACCCCTGTGAGCCACACGCAAGTGTGGAACTACATGAAGCGGCTATCAGTGTTGGGCATTTTGAAATCCGAGGTTTCAACGGAACGTGGTCGGACATCGCGGGTTTCTTTGCCGTCGGTTTCAGCTGAAGAACTGGCAAAGTCGCTGAGGCTGATTCTTGAACGCGGAGCAAGGTGA
- a CDS encoding NUDIX hydrolase, translated as MKFQGRTTTAIITYPPNQILLIKRSTPPFIGYWALPGGRVDPGETVEQTIVREVKEETGLKAEIVRKVGEYHEQGVESGYEYDYHPACFLVKPVGGELKRQESEIAEIKLFSFDQIPPVLAFVHARMIKDYLAQENQSGVS; from the coding sequence ATGAAATTCCAAGGCCGAACCACAACCGCCATCATAACCTACCCCCCAAACCAAATCCTACTCATCAAACGCTCAACCCCGCCCTTCATCGGGTACTGGGCACTGCCCGGCGGAAGAGTAGACCCCGGCGAAACCGTCGAGCAAACCATAGTCCGAGAAGTCAAAGAAGAAACAGGGCTGAAAGCGGAAATTGTGCGCAAAGTCGGCGAATACCACGAACAAGGCGTCGAAAGCGGATACGAATACGACTATCACCCCGCATGCTTTCTCGTCAAACCTGTGGGGGGAGAGCTTAAACGGCAAGAATCAGAAATCGCCGAAATCAAACTCTTCAGCTTCGACCAAATTCCACCTGTCCTGGCGTTTGTGCATGCGCGGATGATTAAGGACTATTTGGCTCAAGAAAATCAGAGTGGCGTTTCCTAA
- a CDS encoding response regulator has translation MGNLRRRVIVVDDDKSILRTFTRILQKSGYEIDVAETAKEAIDKSKAKSYDLALIDIRLPDMDGTDLLVKMQKTMHNSIKIMITGFPSLETGVKALDEGADAYLVKPVKPEELLSLIEEKFRAKEEAA, from the coding sequence TTGGGTAATTTAAGAAGACGCGTAATTGTTGTGGATGATGATAAGTCCATTCTTAGGACGTTCACCCGTATTCTTCAGAAAAGCGGTTACGAAATTGACGTAGCCGAAACCGCTAAAGAGGCGATTGACAAATCCAAAGCAAAAAGTTACGATTTAGCCCTCATAGACATTCGCCTCCCCGACATGGATGGAACCGACCTGCTGGTTAAGATGCAAAAAACCATGCATAACAGCATAAAAATCATGATTACAGGGTTTCCTTCCTTAGAAACAGGGGTTAAGGCGCTGGATGAGGGTGCGGATGCCTATTTGGTTAAACCTGTGAAGCCTGAAGAGCTTTTGTCTTTAATTGAAGAGAAATTCAGGGCGAAAGAAGAAGCTGCATAA
- a CDS encoding molybdenum cofactor biosynthesis protein B, giving the protein MSETTKTHKAHAPRKVAFAVFICSTSRYQAMQQGEDTTDVSGDTIEALLKAAGHTVMFRRVVSDDKTMIEHAVHSVLDNGGVEAAVFSGGTGVTHKDVTIEAVSPFFEKNLPGFGEIFRRLSFDKNGSAAVMSRAAAGVAQGKALFCIPGSPDAVQIAVERLISPEVGHIVKHARE; this is encoded by the coding sequence ATGAGCGAAACCACCAAAACCCACAAAGCACATGCCCCCCGCAAAGTAGCCTTCGCTGTTTTCATATGCAGCACCAGCCGCTACCAAGCCATGCAGCAAGGCGAAGACACCACCGACGTTTCAGGCGACACCATCGAAGCTCTGCTCAAGGCGGCGGGGCACACAGTGATGTTTCGGCGCGTAGTTTCCGACGACAAAACCATGATTGAACACGCCGTCCACAGCGTCTTAGACAACGGCGGCGTCGAAGCAGCAGTTTTCAGCGGAGGCACCGGCGTAACCCACAAAGACGTCACCATCGAAGCGGTTTCGCCGTTTTTTGAGAAAAACCTGCCCGGGTTTGGCGAGATTTTTCGCCGTTTAAGCTTTGACAAGAACGGCTCCGCGGCGGTTATGTCCCGCGCGGCGGCTGGCGTCGCCCAAGGGAAAGCGCTGTTTTGCATACCTGGTTCTCCTGACGCTGTGCAAATTGCGGTCGAACGGCTTATATCACCCGAGGTTGGTCATATCGTTAAGCATGCTCGGGAATAA
- a CDS encoding ArsR/SmtB family transcription factor — MKKGLTTICHHFFTNLANPTRLAAIQQLLTKPMSVTELAAALGQEQSMISHNLQPLLACNIVFVENHGKKHVYSVNRETLDPILKSIEHHAEKFCPTGGKCLQGEKTHG; from the coding sequence ATGAAAAAAGGCTTAACCACCATCTGCCACCACTTCTTCACCAACCTCGCCAACCCCACCAGACTCGCCGCCATCCAACAACTCCTCACCAAACCCATGAGCGTAACCGAACTTGCCGCCGCGCTTGGACAAGAACAAAGCATGATATCCCACAACCTCCAGCCGCTGCTCGCCTGCAACATAGTCTTCGTCGAAAACCACGGCAAAAAACACGTCTACTCCGTCAACCGCGAAACCCTCGACCCCATCCTAAAATCCATCGAGCACCACGCCGAAAAGTTCTGCCCCACAGGCGGAAAATGCCTCCAAGGAGAAAAAACGCATGGTTAA
- a CDS encoding ATP-binding protein: MVKRKIVNINEALCNGCGNCIPNCVEGALQIVNGKAKIIKETYCDGLGACLGHCPQGAITITEREAEAFDEQEVHEYLKSKAQKVTPATSPAPKKPQWPVKISLLPVKAPFYENVQLLVAADCAPVAVKNFHDTLMQGKWVAIGCPKFDDALAYAEKLTEILKQNNVAGITVAHMEVPCCTGLKWAVDKALAASGKQLPIKEYEVKVGGEIVEP, from the coding sequence ATGGTTAAAAGAAAAATCGTGAACATAAACGAAGCCCTCTGCAACGGATGCGGCAACTGCATCCCCAACTGCGTCGAGGGCGCCCTCCAAATCGTAAACGGAAAAGCCAAGATAATCAAAGAAACCTACTGCGACGGGCTTGGTGCCTGTCTGGGGCACTGCCCGCAAGGCGCCATAACGATAACGGAACGGGAAGCAGAAGCCTTCGACGAGCAAGAAGTACACGAATACCTCAAAAGCAAAGCCCAAAAAGTTACCCCCGCCACAAGCCCCGCACCCAAGAAGCCCCAGTGGCCCGTCAAAATCAGCCTTCTCCCTGTGAAGGCGCCGTTCTATGAAAACGTGCAGTTGCTGGTTGCCGCTGACTGCGCCCCCGTGGCAGTCAAAAACTTCCATGACACCCTCATGCAGGGCAAATGGGTGGCCATCGGCTGCCCCAAGTTTGACGACGCCCTGGCGTACGCTGAAAAACTCACAGAAATTCTCAAACAAAACAACGTCGCTGGCATAACAGTTGCCCACATGGAGGTACCCTGCTGCACTGGCTTAAAGTGGGCCGTTGACAAAGCCCTTGCAGCTTCAGGCAAACAGCTTCCTATCAAGGAGTATGAGGTAAAGGTTGGAGGTGAAATAGTTGAGCCCTAA
- a CDS encoding pyruvoyl-dependent arginine decarboxylase: MIPKYFFLTKGVGRHKEQLQSFELALRDAGIQHCNLVAVSSIVPPGCELLSREKGLKMVSPGEITFVVIARNATNEPHRLVASSIGVAIPSGKNQYGYLSEHHSFGQTDETAGDYSEDLAATMLATTMGIQFDPETAWDERKQLFKTSGLIIKTANMTQTAVGDKNGLWTTAIAAAVFVPPENGKPPRSAKTAK; this comes from the coding sequence ATGATACCCAAATACTTCTTCCTAACTAAAGGCGTAGGCCGACACAAAGAGCAACTTCAATCGTTTGAGTTGGCACTGCGAGACGCAGGCATTCAACACTGTAACCTCGTCGCGGTCTCCAGCATCGTGCCCCCAGGATGCGAACTGCTTTCCAGGGAAAAAGGCTTAAAGATGGTTAGCCCTGGAGAAATCACATTTGTCGTCATCGCCCGAAACGCCACCAACGAACCCCACCGACTTGTCGCTTCCTCCATAGGCGTCGCAATTCCGTCCGGCAAAAACCAGTACGGCTATCTGTCGGAGCATCACAGTTTTGGGCAAACCGACGAAACCGCAGGCGACTACTCTGAGGACTTGGCAGCCACGATGCTTGCCACAACCATGGGCATCCAGTTTGACCCCGAAACAGCTTGGGACGAGCGAAAACAGCTTTTCAAAACCAGCGGGTTAATCATCAAAACCGCGAACATGACCCAAACTGCTGTAGGCGACAAAAACGGGTTGTGGACAACAGCGATTGCGGCAGCAGTTTTTGTTCCCCCAGAAAACGGCAAACCGCCAAGATCAGCCAAAACCGCCAAATAA
- a CDS encoding phosphohydrolase produces the protein MSPNDKPLVKSPETCPGLRDLLQPKPAFIKCHVCGADLEIWSDEDRTVCTECGAEWKRPDKTAACLEYCEYADKCRGILESRKS, from the coding sequence TTGAGCCCTAACGACAAGCCCCTGGTGAAGAGTCCTGAGACATGCCCTGGCCTGCGCGATTTGCTTCAGCCCAAACCCGCCTTCATCAAATGCCACGTTTGCGGCGCAGACTTGGAAATCTGGAGTGACGAAGACCGCACCGTCTGCACAGAATGTGGTGCGGAGTGGAAGCGTCCCGACAAAACTGCCGCATGCTTAGAGTACTGCGAGTACGCAGACAAATGCCGCGGAATATTGGAATCGCGCAAATCTTAA
- the moaC gene encoding cyclic pyranopterin monophosphate synthase MoaC has product MVDVSAKPEIFREATATGKIKLKPPTITLIRSGKIAKGDPLYTAKIAGILAAKKCSEIIPLCHPLPLTKVDVTAEVVGETEVAVTAVVKTKAQTGVEMEALTAVSAGLLTVWDMTKQYEKDAGGQYPSTAIEDIHVVKKLKQM; this is encoded by the coding sequence ATGGTAGACGTATCAGCCAAACCTGAAATATTTCGTGAAGCAACCGCCACAGGAAAAATCAAGCTAAAACCCCCCACCATAACCCTCATACGCAGCGGCAAAATCGCCAAAGGCGACCCCCTATACACAGCCAAGATTGCAGGGATTTTAGCCGCAAAAAAATGCAGCGAAATAATCCCCCTTTGTCACCCCCTGCCGCTCACCAAGGTGGATGTGACGGCAGAAGTGGTCGGCGAAACAGAAGTGGCAGTCACCGCGGTCGTGAAGACGAAGGCGCAGACGGGCGTAGAAATGGAGGCTTTAACGGCGGTTTCAGCGGGGTTGTTGACGGTTTGGGACATGACTAAACAGTACGAAAAAGACGCAGGCGGACAATACCCCAGCACCGCCATCGAAGATATTCACGTGGTTAAAAAGCTTAAGCAGATGTGA
- a CDS encoding ArsR/SmtB family transcription factor yields the protein MELEEVFSSKPRMKILKLIERLGELNVSDIARRIGVNFTTTSKHLQLLESEGILQQRTYGRIRMYRFNQASPKAKAVQNLIEVWEAENQKKPPSQGVKQS from the coding sequence GTGGAGTTAGAGGAAGTTTTCTCTTCTAAACCGCGGATGAAAATCCTCAAACTGATTGAGCGTCTGGGCGAATTGAACGTGTCAGACATTGCCCGACGCATCGGCGTAAACTTCACCACCACAAGCAAGCACCTGCAGCTTTTGGAGTCCGAAGGCATCTTGCAGCAAAGGACATATGGCAGAATTCGTATGTACAGATTTAACCAAGCTTCCCCAAAAGCAAAAGCGGTACAGAACTTAATTGAAGTCTGGGAAGCTGAAAACCAAAAGAAACCGCCCTCTCAAGGAGTGAAACAAAGTTGA
- a CDS encoding tyrosine-type recombinase/integrase, translating into MTTKRAEQDWEKDAYVKEWLSKVGERTQNNYKQRYPKWLAFIGITPTEQFLKRAKDLQSSNPKERGFFEDKLIDFKNALVTQNLSPSTIHGMLTPVQSFFSAHRVPLRFKRGELNVDARIEDKVVREWIPENQQMKQIYQHGEIRDRALLLVLYQSGFSETDVSSLSLEDLPNIQECEGHYPITMYREKTNVLQRTCISEEAVHDIREMLKERENNGQLKKDATERTPLFISQKEKRLSVRFINDAIKGMVEKTYGKEQADKFKTKSLRDAYNDALLRANLTQEIKDTLFGHKREGAREKYAISQTTVIDAYNKAFQFMSVNHGTQARKDIEVMRDQMRAIRDNNDKTLHNLNRIIEQQQKQMEQQDKKIEELEDRFEAKLAETMRKAIDAINKFQEEAKRRT; encoded by the coding sequence ATGACCACAAAAAGAGCAGAGCAAGATTGGGAAAAAGATGCCTACGTTAAAGAGTGGCTTTCCAAGGTTGGAGAACGAACACAGAACAACTACAAGCAACGATACCCTAAATGGCTTGCCTTCATTGGTATTACACCAACAGAACAATTTCTAAAGCGTGCCAAAGATTTACAAAGCAGCAATCCTAAAGAACGCGGATTCTTTGAGGATAAATTGATAGACTTCAAGAATGCTTTAGTTACACAAAACCTTTCTCCGTCAACCATACATGGGATGCTTACTCCTGTGCAAAGCTTCTTTTCGGCTCATAGAGTACCTTTGAGGTTTAAACGCGGAGAACTGAATGTGGATGCAAGAATAGAAGATAAAGTGGTTCGGGAATGGATTCCAGAAAACCAGCAAATGAAACAGATTTATCAGCACGGAGAAATCAGAGACAGAGCCTTATTATTGGTGTTGTATCAAAGCGGATTTTCTGAGACCGATGTTAGCAGTCTAAGCCTTGAGGATTTGCCCAACATCCAAGAATGTGAAGGACATTACCCCATTACGATGTATAGGGAAAAAACCAATGTGTTACAGAGAACGTGCATCAGCGAAGAAGCGGTTCATGACATCAGAGAGATGCTCAAAGAACGTGAAAATAATGGTCAGCTAAAAAAAGATGCGACTGAAAGAACACCGCTTTTCATAAGCCAAAAGGAAAAACGGCTGTCTGTTCGTTTCATAAATGACGCTATCAAGGGCATGGTTGAAAAAACCTATGGGAAAGAGCAAGCGGATAAGTTTAAGACTAAGAGCCTAAGAGACGCTTACAATGACGCTTTATTGAGAGCTAACTTAACGCAAGAAATTAAGGATACTCTTTTCGGTCACAAACGTGAAGGTGCAAGAGAGAAGTACGCTATTAGCCAAACAACCGTGATAGATGCCTACAATAAGGCTTTTCAGTTTATGAGTGTCAATCACGGGACGCAAGCAAGAAAAGACATTGAAGTTATGAGAGACCAAATGCGTGCGATTAGAGACAACAACGATAAGACGCTTCACAACCTTAACCGCATTATTGAACAGCAGCAAAAACAAATGGAACAGCAAGACAAGAAAATCGAAGAATTAGAAGACAGATTTGAAGCTAAACTTGCCGAAACAATGCGGAAAGCAATAGATGCAATTAACAAATTCCAAGAAGAAGCAAAAAGAAGGACATAA
- a CDS encoding VOC family protein, with translation MSRVIHFEIPAANPEKMIAFYTRVFGWKIDKWNGPVNYWLITTGDDAEPGINGAIAEKSETVQATTNTINVASFEEAIQKVTEAGGQVLMPKMAVPGVGYMTYCKDPEGNVFGVMQSYPQAK, from the coding sequence CTGTCGCGAGTAATACATTTTGAGATTCCTGCCGCCAACCCTGAAAAAATGATTGCGTTTTACACAAGGGTTTTCGGCTGGAAAATCGACAAGTGGAATGGGCCTGTAAACTACTGGTTAATCACAACTGGAGACGACGCCGAGCCCGGGATAAATGGTGCCATCGCGGAGAAATCTGAAACCGTGCAAGCCACGACAAACACGATTAATGTTGCCTCTTTTGAGGAGGCAATTCAGAAAGTAACTGAGGCGGGCGGTCAAGTTCTGATGCCAAAAATGGCGGTTCCCGGAGTAGGCTACATGACCTACTGCAAAGACCCCGAAGGTAACGTTTTTGGCGTAATGCAATCGTACCCCCAAGCAAAATAG